In the Acidimicrobiales bacterium genome, TCCTCGGCGCCGGCGTGCGACGGCGTCCTTAACCGGTCGGCTATGTAGTCGCAACGCTCGGCCAGCCAGGTGGCCTCTCCGACAAGAGCGTGGCGGGTCTCGTCGATGGAATCGGGCGGTGGTGGAAGGTCGGCCAATGACTGGGAGGTCAGGCGCAGGCACAGTGTCGATCCGATCATGCGCCACACGTGCTCTTTCCGGACCCTCTTGGTGCCCTGCTCGGCCAGAAAGCCCCGCAGTGCGTCATCCAGTCTGACAGCGGCGGTCGCGCTTCGCGACCGAGCGTCGGGGTGAGTGGTTCGGGATCCGACCGCCCATGCGGTCGATTGGACCAGATAGAGCCCTCCGAGATGGAACGATTCGGCAAGGTCGTTCGCAAGCGTCGCAGTGGCGCCCCTCGGCCAGAACAGAAGGCCAATGGCAGCGCTCACCCCCGCGCCGATCGCGACGTCCTCGATTCTGAGGACTCCGACCTTCCACCCCACCGGAACGAGAATGTTGTAGAGGACGCTGATCGTTACCGTGAACGCAGCCTGACCGACTGCGAACGGCGCGGTTCCCGGTGTGTAGGCCGCGATCAGAATCGCAATGGGAAGCGCGGCCCAAAGCGCAGCGGTGTGGGTACCGATGCCGATTATCAGTCCTCCCCCGATAAAGAAACCTATGGCGGTTCCCAATATCGCTCGCAGCGCGGTGGACCCGGTAGCGGCAGCATTGGTGCGAAGAACCGAGAGGGTTCCGAGCACGACCCAGAATCCGTGCTGGAGGTGCACAAGATCCGCGATCGCTACTGCCGCGGCCAGCGCGACGGCACCCCGGATGCTGTTCAAGAACCAGACGGAGCGTAAAGATGCCTGCCCGGCGGCCCGGTCCCCCGCGGACATGACGACGTCGGCTATCCGCGTCTCTGATCGGCGGACGAGCCGGCTGGCGCCTTGCGCCTGATCCACAGCGTTGCGAACTGCACTCGCGATCATCCGGGCGTGAAACGACAGGTGGACGTCTCGCTCGACGCACTGTTGGTCTCGATCCATCGCGGCGACCTCCGCCGCGCTCGAGTCCAGAGGCCGGTCGAATCTGGTCACGTCGAATTCGGATGTCCCGCCTCGAAGCAGGGCCGTTATGTGGTGGAGGCCCTCCGACGAAAGACGGATCAGATCCTGGTTGACCGCGGTCGCGGGGGTCAGGTCGGTGCCTTCGCGAATTAGGTCGACGACCAGGGTGGTGGCCCACTCCAGCGTCTCGACGAGATGGTCGAGCGCCTGGTCCGCCTGCGCCAGACCCGTCGGACGGAATGGAGTCGAGGCGAATACCCCGATCAGTCTGTGCTTCGACGCGAGCGCATGGTCGGCCGTTCCCCGGGTGTCCCCGCCCTCCCGGACGGCATCGAGTGACTTGGCGAGAACCTCCGAGCAATCCGCGGCCGCGACCCTTACCGCGTCGGACGCCGGCCTTGGAGAAAGGAGGAGCACCGCCAACGTGCCC is a window encoding:
- a CDS encoding FUSC family protein; translation: MVAPATAPQVAVRHRLPTLPPMLSSLRPSWSKPAAFRAVRATLVIPSIFALTYVVIDDIQMATFAAFGGFATLVLASFNGTRRTKLIDHLILGVVGSALLVIGTAVTSNTALAVVVTIPVTFVVLFGGIAGPNAASGATGALLAYVLPAASPGTVSMIPSRLEGWWLATGAGTLAVLLLSPRPASDAVRVAAADCSEVLAKSLDAVREGGDTRGTADHALASKHRLIGVFASTPFRPTGLAQADQALDHLVETLEWATTLVVDLIREGTDLTPATAVNQDLIRLSSEGLHHITALLRGGTSEFDVTRFDRPLDSSAAEVAAMDRDQQCVERDVHLSFHARMIASAVRNAVDQAQGASRLVRRSETRIADVVMSAGDRAAGQASLRSVWFLNSIRGAVALAAAVAIADLVHLQHGFWVVLGTLSVLRTNAAATGSTALRAILGTAIGFFIGGGLIIGIGTHTAALWAALPIAILIAAYTPGTAPFAVGQAAFTVTISVLYNILVPVGWKVGVLRIEDVAIGAGVSAAIGLLFWPRGATATLANDLAESFHLGGLYLVQSTAWAVGSRTTHPDARSRSATAAVRLDDALRGFLAEQGTKRVRKEHVWRMIGSTLCLRLTSQSLADLPPPPDSIDETRHALVGEATWLAERCDYIADRLRTPSHAGAEDSSSALGIEMAPLHPDSGYLLWVHEHIEHMRRRLVDLVEPVEAVVAARALPWWR